A genomic stretch from Zeimonas sediminis includes:
- a CDS encoding FAD-binding and (Fe-S)-binding domain-containing protein: MNAPTPVRMLRTPSLDRSRLAQRLRRVLRGDVLFDAASRGRYSTDASIYQIDPVGVVVPADEADVVAAIDLAREMRVPILPRGGGTSQCGQTVGEALVIDNSRHLNKVIAFDAQARTVEVQPGIVLDHLNAFLKPHGLWFPVDVSTSAQATIGGMAGNNSCGSRSIAYGNMVHNVIGIEAILSDGVAEWFGPFGVDAAKPMATGRGGELVSRLFGIGARERDEIARVWPKVMRRVGGYNLDVFHPQSERPYTADGSVNLAHLLVGSEGTLGYFRRLKLRLSPLPRARVLGVVNYPTFWAAMDSAQHIVKLGPSAVELVDRTMIELSRANPVFRPTIERALIERDGKPPEAILLVEFSGDDRDALLRQLAQLVELMGDLGLPGSVVEMPDEKAQKALWDVRKAGLNIMMSLKGDGKPVSFIEDCAVPLEHLAEYTDRLTEVFARHGTRGTWYAHASVGTLHVRPILDMRQDGAAKMREIAEEAAELVRHYKGAFSGEHGDGLVRTEWVGWQFGERLTKAFEEVKDLFDPLGLMNPGKIVRGTKMDDSRLFRYPPGHTALPLSTALDWSAWDVTADPVTEQVSAPGTGGDPARGFAKAAEMCNNNGHCRKFDAGTMCPSWRVTKDEKHLTRGRANTLRLALSGQLGHEGLTSPAMREAMDLCVGCKGCKRDCPTGVDMARMKIEFQHHYARKHGLRLKDKLIAYMPRYAAWASRLRGLLNLRDALPGAARVSEKLLGFSAKRSLPRWRGDPFTADPGLDTLPPDAGAGGAAAGEVVLWADTFDNWFEPDNLRAARRVLQAAGYRVHVARAAADADPSRPLCCGRTFLSAGLVDEARAEARRTLAALAPFVERGVPVVGLEPSCLLTMRDEFLVMGLGEAATRLAGQALLFEEFLAREHQAGRLKLPLGQLPERTALLHGHCHQKAFDAVRPIETVLKLVPGLEVKTIESSCCGMAGAFGYEAEHFEVSMRMGELSLLPAVREAGADTVVVADGTSCRHQIADGASREAVHVARLLERALDAGRR, from the coding sequence ATGAACGCACCGACCCCTGTCCGCATGCTGCGGACGCCCTCGCTCGATCGCAGCCGGCTCGCGCAGCGCCTTCGCCGCGTGCTGCGCGGCGACGTCCTCTTCGACGCTGCCTCGCGCGGCCGCTACTCGACCGACGCGTCGATCTACCAGATCGACCCGGTCGGGGTGGTGGTGCCCGCCGACGAGGCCGACGTCGTCGCCGCGATCGACCTGGCCCGCGAGATGAGGGTCCCGATCCTGCCGCGCGGCGGCGGCACCAGCCAGTGCGGCCAGACCGTCGGCGAGGCGCTGGTCATCGACAACAGCCGCCACCTGAACAAGGTGATCGCCTTCGACGCGCAGGCGCGCACCGTCGAGGTCCAGCCCGGCATCGTGCTCGACCACCTCAACGCCTTCCTGAAGCCTCACGGCCTGTGGTTCCCGGTCGACGTGTCGACCTCGGCCCAGGCGACGATCGGCGGCATGGCGGGCAACAACTCCTGCGGCTCGCGCTCGATCGCCTACGGCAACATGGTCCACAACGTGATCGGCATCGAGGCGATCCTGTCGGATGGCGTTGCCGAGTGGTTCGGCCCGTTCGGCGTGGACGCGGCGAAGCCGATGGCGACCGGCCGCGGCGGCGAGCTGGTGTCACGGCTGTTCGGGATCGGGGCCCGCGAGCGTGACGAGATCGCCCGCGTGTGGCCGAAGGTGATGCGCCGCGTCGGCGGCTACAACCTCGACGTCTTCCACCCCCAGTCCGAGCGCCCGTACACCGCCGACGGCTCGGTCAATCTCGCCCACCTGCTGGTCGGCTCCGAGGGCACGCTCGGCTACTTCCGGCGGCTGAAGCTGCGGCTCTCGCCGCTGCCCAGGGCGCGCGTGCTCGGCGTCGTCAACTACCCGACCTTCTGGGCCGCGATGGACAGCGCCCAGCACATCGTCAAGCTAGGGCCCAGCGCGGTCGAGCTGGTCGACCGCACGATGATCGAGCTGTCGCGTGCGAACCCGGTGTTCCGGCCGACGATCGAGCGCGCGCTGATCGAGCGCGACGGCAAGCCGCCCGAGGCGATCCTGCTGGTCGAGTTCTCGGGCGACGACCGTGACGCGCTGCTGCGCCAGCTCGCGCAACTGGTCGAGCTGATGGGCGACCTCGGGTTGCCCGGCAGCGTCGTCGAGATGCCAGACGAGAAGGCCCAGAAGGCGCTCTGGGACGTCCGAAAGGCCGGCCTGAACATCATGATGTCGCTGAAGGGCGACGGCAAGCCGGTCTCGTTCATCGAGGACTGCGCGGTGCCGCTCGAGCACCTGGCCGAGTACACCGACCGCCTCACCGAGGTCTTCGCCAGGCACGGCACCCGCGGCACCTGGTACGCGCACGCGTCGGTCGGCACGCTGCACGTGCGGCCGATCCTCGACATGCGGCAGGACGGCGCCGCGAAGATGCGCGAGATCGCCGAGGAAGCGGCCGAGCTGGTGCGCCACTACAAGGGCGCCTTCTCCGGCGAGCACGGCGACGGCCTGGTGCGCACCGAGTGGGTCGGCTGGCAGTTCGGCGAGCGCCTCACGAAGGCCTTCGAGGAGGTCAAGGACCTGTTCGATCCGCTCGGCCTGATGAACCCGGGCAAGATCGTGCGCGGCACGAAGATGGACGACTCGCGGCTGTTCCGCTATCCGCCGGGGCACACCGCGCTGCCGCTGTCGACCGCCCTCGACTGGTCGGCCTGGGACGTGACCGCCGACCCGGTCACCGAGCAGGTCAGCGCGCCCGGCACCGGCGGCGATCCGGCGCGCGGCTTCGCCAAGGCCGCCGAGATGTGCAACAACAACGGCCACTGCCGCAAGTTCGACGCGGGCACGATGTGCCCGAGCTGGCGGGTCACGAAGGACGAGAAGCACCTGACCCGCGGCCGCGCGAACACGCTGCGGCTGGCGCTGTCCGGCCAGTTGGGCCACGAGGGGCTGACGTCGCCGGCCATGCGCGAGGCCATGGACCTGTGCGTGGGCTGCAAGGGCTGCAAGCGTGATTGCCCGACCGGTGTCGACATGGCCCGGATGAAGATCGAGTTCCAGCACCACTACGCGAGGAAGCACGGCCTTCGCCTGAAGGACAAGCTGATCGCCTACATGCCGCGCTACGCGGCCTGGGCCTCGCGGCTTCGCGGGCTGTTGAACCTGCGCGACGCGCTGCCCGGCGCGGCGCGTGTTTCCGAGAAACTGCTCGGCTTCTCCGCGAAGCGCAGCCTGCCGCGCTGGCGCGGCGACCCGTTCACCGCCGATCCGGGGCTCGATACCTTGCCGCCCGACGCAGGGGCGGGCGGCGCCGCGGCGGGCGAGGTCGTGCTCTGGGCCGACACCTTCGACAACTGGTTCGAGCCCGACAACCTGCGCGCTGCGCGCAGGGTGCTGCAGGCCGCCGGTTACCGTGTCCACGTTGCGCGCGCCGCCGCCGACGCCGATCCCTCGCGCCCGCTCTGCTGCGGCCGCACCTTCCTGTCGGCGGGCCTGGTGGACGAGGCCCGCGCCGAGGCACGCCGCACGCTGGCCGCGCTGGCGCCCTTCGTCGAGCGCGGCGTCCCGGTCGTGGGGCTGGAGCCGTCGTGCCTGCTCACGATGCGCGACGAGTTCCTGGTCATGGGGCTGGGCGAGGCGGCGACCCGGCTCGCCGGCCAGGCACTGCTGTTCGAGGAGTTCCTGGCCCGCGAGCACCAGGCCGGCCGCCTGAAGCTGCCGCTGGGGCAGTTGCCCGAGCGCACCGCCCTGCTTCACGGCCATTGCCACCAGAAGGCCTTCGACGCGGTGCGACCGATCGAGACGGTGCTGAAGCTGGTGCCGGGGCTCGAGGTGAAGACGATCGAGTCGAGCTGCTGCGGCATGGCCGGCGCCTTCGGATACGAGGCCGAGCACTTCGAGGTGTCGATGAGGATGGGCGAGCTGTCGCTGCTGCCGGCGGTGCGCGAGGCGGGCGCCGACACGGTCGTCGTCGCCGACGGCACGAGCTGCCGCCACCAGATCGCCGACGGCGCGAGCCGCGAAGCGGTCCACGTGGCGCGGCTGCTCGAGCGGGCGCTCGACGCCGGCCGGCGCTAG
- a CDS encoding GntR family transcriptional regulator: MQNLGAQSLEIGRRPLHEEVADRLRTMITEGGLAPGARLNERVLCERLRVSRTPLREAFKVLAAERLIELNPNRGASVVALSRADVEQLFELMGALEGLAGQLAAERRTEAELAEIRALHFEMLAAHARRDLPAYYDFNRRIHVAISRCARNDMLAETYDSVNTRIQNLRFRSNFNQDKWDHAVREHQQMLQALEDGNGAALRAILETHLRNKRDAVLEQWPANPSHTT, encoded by the coding sequence ATGCAAAACCTGGGTGCTCAATCGCTGGAGATCGGCAGGCGTCCCCTTCACGAGGAAGTCGCGGACCGGCTCCGGACGATGATCACCGAAGGCGGACTCGCGCCGGGCGCCAGGCTCAACGAGCGCGTGCTCTGCGAGCGGCTCAGGGTGTCGCGCACGCCCTTGCGCGAGGCCTTCAAGGTGCTCGCCGCCGAGCGGCTGATCGAGCTGAACCCGAACCGCGGCGCGAGCGTCGTCGCGCTGTCGCGCGCGGACGTCGAGCAGCTCTTCGAGCTGATGGGAGCGCTCGAGGGACTGGCGGGCCAGCTGGCCGCCGAGCGTCGCACCGAGGCCGAGCTGGCCGAGATCCGCGCGCTGCACTTCGAGATGCTCGCCGCCCACGCGAGGCGCGACCTGCCGGCCTACTACGATTTCAATCGCCGGATCCACGTCGCGATCAGCCGCTGCGCGCGCAACGACATGCTGGCGGAGACCTACGACAGCGTGAACACGCGCATCCAGAACCTGCGCTTCCGCTCCAACTTCAACCAGGACAAGTGGGACCACGCGGTCCGCGAGCACCAGCAGATGCTGCAGGCGCTCGAGGACGGCAACGGCGCCGCGCTCCGGGCCATCCTCGAGACGCACCTGCGCAACAAGCGCGACGCGGTGCTCGAGCAGTGGCCGGCCAATCCTTCCCATACGACATGA
- a CDS encoding pyridoxal-phosphate-dependent aminotransferase family protein translates to MKLSNGLALNSHPSGRHFLQIPGPSTVPDRILRAMDYPTIDHRGPEFQQLGKSVLAGIRKIFKTESHVVIYPASGTGAWEAALVNTLSPGDTVLMCETGQFASLWKRLAERLGLVVEFIPGDWRHGADPAAIEAKLAADTQHRYKAVCVVHNETSTGVTSRIAEVRKAIDRSGHPALFMVDTISGLASADYRHDEWKVDVTVSGSQKGLMLPPGLSFNAISAKALEATKTAKLPRAYWEWNEMIASNANGFFPSTPATNLLYGLHEAISMLLEEGLDNVFARHQRHGEATRAAVRAWGLEVLCLEPSEYSPVLTAILMPEGHNADAFRKIVLENFNMSLGQGLGKVAGKVFRIGHLGDFNDLTLMGTLAGVEMGLGLAGVPHRKGGVQAAMEYLAATAPSAKSGAKAA, encoded by the coding sequence ATGAAACTGTCCAATGGCCTGGCCCTCAACAGCCACCCGTCCGGCCGGCATTTCCTGCAGATCCCGGGGCCGAGCACCGTGCCCGACCGGATCCTGCGCGCGATGGACTATCCGACCATCGACCACCGCGGGCCCGAGTTCCAGCAGCTCGGCAAGTCGGTGCTCGCCGGCATCCGCAAGATCTTCAAGACCGAGTCGCACGTCGTCATCTACCCGGCATCGGGAACCGGCGCCTGGGAAGCTGCGCTGGTCAACACGCTGTCGCCGGGCGACACGGTGCTGATGTGCGAGACCGGCCAGTTCGCGTCGCTCTGGAAGCGGCTCGCCGAACGGCTCGGCCTGGTCGTGGAGTTCATTCCCGGCGACTGGCGCCACGGCGCCGACCCGGCCGCGATCGAGGCGAAGCTCGCCGCCGACACGCAGCATCGCTACAAGGCGGTCTGCGTCGTCCACAACGAGACCTCCACCGGCGTGACCAGCCGGATCGCCGAGGTGCGCAAGGCGATCGACCGCAGCGGCCACCCGGCGCTCTTCATGGTCGACACGATCTCCGGCCTGGCCTCGGCCGACTACCGGCACGACGAGTGGAAGGTCGACGTGACCGTGTCGGGATCGCAGAAGGGCCTGATGCTTCCCCCGGGCCTGTCGTTCAACGCGATCAGCGCGAAGGCGCTCGAGGCCACGAAGACCGCGAAGCTGCCGCGCGCGTACTGGGAGTGGAACGAGATGATCGCGTCCAACGCGAACGGCTTCTTCCCGTCGACGCCGGCCACGAACCTGCTGTACGGGCTGCACGAGGCGATCTCGATGCTGCTCGAGGAAGGACTGGACAACGTGTTCGCGCGGCACCAGCGCCACGGCGAGGCGACCCGCGCCGCGGTGCGCGCCTGGGGGCTGGAGGTGCTGTGCCTCGAGCCTTCGGAGTACAGCCCGGTCCTGACCGCGATCCTGATGCCCGAGGGCCACAACGCCGACGCCTTCCGCAAGATCGTGCTGGAGAACTTCAACATGTCGCTGGGCCAGGGCCTGGGCAAGGTCGCCGGCAAGGTGTTCCGGATCGGCCACCTCGGCGACTTCAACGACCTGACGCTGATGGGCACGCTCGCCGGCGTCGAGATGGGCCTGGGCCTGGCCGGCGTGCCGCACCGCAAGGGCGGCGTGCAGGCGGCGATGGAGTACCTGGCTGCCACCGCGCCGTCGGCGAAGTCCGGGGCGAAGGCCGCCTGA
- a CDS encoding TRAP transporter substrate-binding protein: protein MKATMKSARRLLLQAAVAGGAAALALPAAAQQIELKLGHVGEPGSLYQIASEDFAKRVQQKLGDKVKITIFGSSQLGGDKEMMQKLKLGTLDMSIPSTVMSSEVELFGMFEMPYLVKDRAHLAKIEKEIFWPSLAPAVEAKGLKMLALWENGYRHITNNKKPITKPEDLAGIKLRVPEGKWRVAMFKAYGANPSPMKFSELFTALQTGVMDGQENPFTQIVSAKLHEVQKYLSLSGHVYAPAYLVAGKRKWEQLPADIRKELEAAARETQATVYAATDRMQDELLGKIKAAGVEVNEVDKDAFIAASGAIYEEFGQSVKGAKPLVDKAIALGKK, encoded by the coding sequence ATGAAAGCAACGATGAAATCCGCGCGCCGCCTGCTGCTGCAGGCCGCCGTCGCCGGCGGCGCCGCCGCGCTCGCGCTGCCCGCCGCCGCGCAGCAGATCGAGCTGAAGCTCGGCCACGTCGGCGAACCCGGCTCGCTGTACCAGATCGCCTCCGAGGACTTCGCCAAGCGCGTCCAGCAGAAGCTCGGCGACAAGGTCAAGATCACGATCTTCGGCTCGAGCCAGCTGGGCGGCGACAAGGAGATGATGCAGAAGCTCAAGCTCGGCACGCTCGACATGTCGATCCCGTCGACCGTCATGAGCAGCGAGGTCGAGCTGTTCGGCATGTTCGAGATGCCCTACCTGGTCAAGGACCGCGCGCACCTGGCCAAGATCGAGAAGGAGATCTTCTGGCCGTCGCTCGCGCCCGCCGTCGAGGCCAAGGGCCTGAAGATGCTCGCGCTGTGGGAGAACGGCTACCGCCACATCACCAACAACAAGAAGCCGATCACCAAGCCCGAGGACCTGGCCGGCATCAAGCTGCGCGTGCCCGAGGGCAAGTGGCGCGTCGCGATGTTCAAGGCCTACGGCGCCAACCCGAGCCCGATGAAGTTCTCGGAGCTGTTCACCGCGCTGCAGACCGGCGTGATGGACGGCCAGGAGAACCCGTTCACGCAGATCGTCAGCGCCAAGCTGCACGAGGTGCAGAAGTACCTGTCGCTGTCGGGCCACGTCTACGCGCCGGCCTACCTGGTCGCCGGCAAGCGCAAGTGGGAGCAGCTGCCGGCCGACATCCGCAAGGAGCTGGAGGCCGCCGCGCGAGAGACCCAGGCCACCGTGTACGCGGCCACCGACCGGATGCAGGACGAACTGCTCGGCAAGATCAAGGCCGCCGGCGTGGAGGTCAACGAGGTCGACAAGGACGCCTTCATCGCAGCCAGCGGCGCGATCTACGAGGAGTTCGGCCAGTCGGTCAAGGGCGCCAAGCCGCTGGTCGACAAGGCGATCGCACTCGGCAAGAAGTAA
- a CDS encoding TRAP transporter small permease, producing MQAFRKRYEKFLEWLVIVLMVILAVEVMIGVVFRTMGQSLVWYDEIASILLAWLTFYGSAYAAAKRGHISCPEIVAMMPPGPRLAVTLAVEAVVIGFFALLGYFGWVVLEILATDTLVSLPDIPVSWVQSVIPISAVLIIVAELLTLPEALAWARDPHAGGVHTSGEASN from the coding sequence ATGCAAGCCTTTCGCAAGCGCTACGAGAAGTTTCTCGAGTGGCTGGTCATCGTGCTGATGGTGATACTCGCCGTCGAGGTCATGATCGGCGTCGTGTTCCGCACGATGGGACAGTCGCTGGTCTGGTACGACGAGATCGCGTCGATCCTGCTCGCCTGGCTCACCTTCTACGGTTCGGCCTACGCGGCCGCCAAGCGCGGCCACATCAGCTGCCCGGAGATCGTCGCGATGATGCCTCCGGGTCCGCGCCTCGCCGTGACGCTCGCCGTCGAGGCGGTGGTCATCGGCTTCTTCGCGCTGCTCGGCTACTTCGGCTGGGTGGTGCTGGAGATCCTGGCGACCGACACCCTGGTCAGCCTGCCGGACATCCCGGTCTCGTGGGTGCAGTCGGTGATCCCGATCTCGGCCGTGCTGATCATCGTCGCCGAGCTGCTGACCCTCCCCGAGGCGCTGGCCTGGGCGCGCGACCCGCATGCGGGCGGCGTCCACACCAGCGGCGAAGCCTCCAACTGA
- a CDS encoding TRAP transporter large permease, producing the protein MEMLLLFGCVLALVLLNVPIAVALGVVAVAAIWLAQGTDALLNLPIVVYNGATNFPLLAIPLFILAGAIMNASGISSRLLAFATALLGFIRGGLAMVSIGTSLFFAEISGSAVADVAALGSILVPAMKKKGYPAALAAAVTSSSATLAVIIPPSIPMILYAVMAETSVVQMFVAGIIPGILGGLGLMGMAYYFARRYNLPIEQSLDWKEVRRTAREASWAFTLPMIILGGIFGGFVTATEGAALAVLAALFIGLVVYRELDLAHLKAAIIEGAGQTAVVMLLVATSALLGVYLTETQAPQQLAQSVMDLTTNKWFVLALLNVIFLLLGMFLHSAAAIILVVPVVMPLVNAVGIDPVHFGLIVTINLGIGQQTPPVASVLMISCSIAKCGVWEVSRTNVYFVGVLFAVLMLVTYVPITGMGLVELFYR; encoded by the coding sequence ATGGAGATGCTGCTCTTGTTCGGCTGCGTGCTCGCGCTGGTCCTGCTCAACGTGCCGATCGCCGTGGCGCTCGGCGTCGTGGCCGTCGCCGCCATCTGGCTTGCGCAGGGCACCGACGCGCTGCTGAACCTTCCGATCGTCGTGTACAACGGGGCCACCAACTTCCCGCTGCTCGCGATCCCCCTGTTCATCCTGGCCGGCGCGATCATGAACGCGTCGGGCATCTCGTCGCGCCTGCTGGCCTTCGCGACCGCCCTGCTCGGCTTCATCCGGGGCGGCCTGGCGATGGTCTCGATCGGCACCTCGCTGTTCTTCGCCGAGATCTCCGGATCGGCGGTCGCCGACGTGGCAGCGCTCGGGTCGATCCTCGTGCCGGCGATGAAGAAGAAGGGCTACCCTGCGGCCCTGGCCGCGGCCGTGACCTCGTCGTCGGCGACGCTGGCGGTGATCATCCCGCCGTCGATCCCGATGATCCTGTACGCGGTGATGGCCGAGACCTCGGTCGTGCAGATGTTCGTTGCCGGCATCATCCCGGGCATCCTCGGCGGCCTCGGCCTGATGGGAATGGCCTACTACTTCGCGCGCCGCTACAACCTGCCGATCGAGCAGAGCCTCGACTGGAAGGAAGTCCGCCGCACCGCCCGCGAGGCCTCCTGGGCCTTCACGCTGCCGATGATCATCCTGGGCGGCATCTTCGGCGGCTTCGTCACCGCGACCGAGGGCGCGGCGCTCGCGGTCCTGGCGGCCTTGTTCATCGGCCTGGTCGTGTACCGGGAACTGGATCTCGCCCACCTGAAGGCGGCGATCATCGAGGGCGCAGGCCAGACCGCGGTGGTGATGCTGCTGGTGGCCACCTCGGCACTGCTCGGCGTGTACCTGACCGAGACGCAGGCACCGCAGCAGCTGGCGCAGTCGGTGATGGACCTGACCACCAACAAGTGGTTCGTGCTGGCCCTGCTGAACGTGATCTTCCTGCTGCTCGGCATGTTCCTGCACTCGGCCGCCGCGATCATCCTGGTCGTGCCGGTCGTGATGCCGCTGGTCAACGCGGTGGGCATCGACCCGGTGCACTTCGGCCTGATCGTGACGATCAACCTGGGCATCGGCCAGCAGACCCCGCCGGTGGCGAGCGTGCTGATGATCTCCTGCTCGATCGCCAAGTGCGGCGTCTGGGAGGTGTCGCGCACCAACGTCTACTTCGTCGGCGTGCTGTTCGCCGTGCTGATGCTGGTCACCTACGTGCCGATCACCGGCATGGGCCTGGTCGAGCTGTTCTATCGCTGA
- a CDS encoding enoyl-CoA hydratase/isomerase family protein, whose protein sequence is MTDKAAETILVEREGAIATVILNRPHKLNALTKPMWKLLGETMDRLSADDSVRCVILRGAGEKSFSPGNDISEFETERSNREQAIAYGHIMHETARAIADCRHPTLAQIHGICVGGGLEIAALCDMRICGESSRFGAPIKNLGLVMAYPEMEPLIHLAGPSVALEILYEGRIFDAAEAKDKRLVNRVVADDRVADECRETARRIADGAPLVARWHKKFARKLMSGQPLSEQEYLECFDCFDTEDFRIGYKAFLAKAKPGFVGR, encoded by the coding sequence ATGACCGACAAAGCCGCCGAAACCATCCTGGTCGAGCGCGAAGGCGCGATCGCCACGGTGATCCTCAACCGTCCGCACAAGCTGAACGCGCTGACCAAGCCGATGTGGAAGCTGCTGGGCGAGACGATGGACCGCCTGTCGGCCGACGACTCGGTGCGCTGCGTGATCCTGCGCGGCGCCGGCGAGAAGTCCTTCTCGCCGGGCAACGACATCTCGGAATTCGAGACCGAGCGCTCGAACCGCGAGCAGGCGATCGCCTACGGTCACATCATGCACGAGACCGCCCGCGCGATCGCCGACTGCCGCCACCCGACGCTGGCCCAGATCCACGGCATCTGCGTGGGCGGCGGGCTGGAGATCGCCGCGCTGTGCGACATGCGCATCTGCGGCGAATCGAGCCGCTTCGGCGCACCGATCAAGAACCTGGGCCTGGTCATGGCCTACCCCGAGATGGAACCGCTGATTCACCTCGCCGGCCCGTCGGTGGCGCTCGAGATCCTGTACGAAGGGCGGATCTTCGACGCGGCCGAGGCGAAGGACAAGCGGCTGGTCAACCGCGTGGTCGCCGACGACCGGGTGGCCGACGAGTGCCGCGAGACTGCTCGGCGGATCGCCGACGGGGCGCCGCTGGTCGCGCGGTGGCACAAGAAGTTCGCCCGCAAGCTGATGAGCGGCCAGCCGCTGTCCGAGCAGGAGTACCTCGAGTGCTTCGACTGCTTCGACACCGAGGACTTCCGCATCGGCTACAAGGCCTTCCTCGCGAAGGCGAAGCCCGGGTTCGTCGGTCGCTGA
- a CDS encoding CaiB/BaiF CoA transferase family protein translates to MTAQRSAGPLAGMKVLELSQIMAGPTAGMMLADLGADVIKVEKLPGGDDSRSYREPRVNGVSAPFMILNRNKRGIALDLKHAKGKEVLKRMVAGADVLTENYRKGTLEKLGVGYDVLSKLNPGLIYSSVSGYGRTGPWADKGGFDLIAQGFSGLMSITGEPGRPPAKSGNPVADINAGILQALGVIAAYVHKLKTGEGQVVETSLMESALQQTYWHAAIFFATGASGGPLGSSHVLTAPYQAFRTADGFVNIGGANQSNWERIADVLGHPEWKTDPRFATNDDRMRNLPALVEAMEAVLVAHDRAHWIAAFDAAGVPAGPVHSIGEALTHPQVLARDMVVEVDHPKAGRTQALGFPVKLHGTPAVAPKPAPALGEHTREVLAEFGYAADEIDALIAEGVVGAG, encoded by the coding sequence ATGACCGCGCAGCGAAGCGCCGGCCCGCTGGCCGGCATGAAGGTCCTCGAACTCTCGCAGATCATGGCCGGCCCCACCGCCGGCATGATGCTCGCCGACCTCGGCGCCGACGTGATCAAGGTCGAGAAGCTGCCCGGCGGGGACGACTCGCGCAGCTATCGCGAGCCGCGGGTCAACGGCGTGTCGGCGCCGTTCATGATCCTGAACCGCAACAAGCGCGGCATCGCGCTTGACCTCAAGCACGCGAAGGGCAAGGAAGTGCTGAAGCGGATGGTCGCCGGCGCCGACGTGCTGACCGAGAACTACCGCAAGGGCACGCTGGAGAAGCTCGGGGTCGGCTACGACGTGCTGTCGAAGCTCAACCCGGGCCTGATCTACTCGTCGGTCTCGGGCTACGGCCGCACCGGCCCCTGGGCCGACAAGGGCGGCTTCGACCTGATCGCGCAGGGCTTCTCCGGCCTGATGAGCATCACCGGCGAGCCCGGCCGCCCGCCCGCCAAGTCGGGCAACCCGGTGGCCGACATCAACGCGGGCATCCTGCAGGCGCTCGGCGTCATCGCCGCCTACGTGCACAAGCTGAAGACCGGCGAGGGCCAGGTCGTCGAGACCTCGCTGATGGAGTCGGCGCTGCAGCAGACCTACTGGCATGCGGCGATCTTCTTCGCCACCGGCGCCTCGGGCGGCCCGCTCGGTTCCAGCCACGTGCTGACCGCGCCCTACCAGGCCTTCCGCACCGCCGACGGCTTCGTCAACATCGGCGGCGCGAACCAGTCGAACTGGGAGCGGATCGCCGACGTGCTCGGCCACCCCGAGTGGAAGACCGACCCGCGCTTCGCCACCAACGACGACCGGATGCGCAACCTGCCGGCGCTGGTCGAGGCCATGGAGGCGGTGCTGGTCGCGCACGACCGGGCACACTGGATCGCGGCCTTCGACGCTGCCGGCGTGCCGGCCGGGCCGGTTCACTCGATCGGCGAGGCGCTCACCCACCCGCAGGTGCTGGCTCGCGACATGGTCGTCGAGGTCGACCATCCGAAGGCCGGCCGCACGCAAGCGCTCGGCTTCCCGGTCAAGCTGCACGGCACGCCCGCGGTCGCCCCGAAGCCCGCCCCGGCGCTCGGCGAGCACACGCGCGAGGTGCTGGCGGAGTTCGGGTACGCGGCCGACGAGATCGACGCGCTGATCGCCGAGGGTGTCGTCGGCGCGGGCTGA